Proteins encoded within one genomic window of Haladaptatus sp. QDMS2:
- a CDS encoding transcription initiation factor IIB family protein: MSDTTIRTYTGEQPQEKEKRRVDETEVCPECAGPLVSDSEHGETVCRNCGLVVEEAEIDRGPEWRAFDAGERDSKSRVGAPTTKMMHDKGLSTNIDWRDKDAYGKSLGSRQRAKMQRLRTWNERFRTRDSKERNLKQALGEIDRMSSALGLPSTVRETASVIYRRALSENLLPGRSIEGVATAAVYAAARQAGMPRSLDEIATVSRVDKMELTRTYRYIVRQLNLEIKPADPESYVPRFASDLDLSDEAERRARDLLRNAKELGIISGKSPVGLAAAAVYAAALLSNEKVTQSEVSDVANISEVTIRNRYKELLEAQGSDVPM; the protein is encoded by the coding sequence ATGAGTGACACAACAATCAGGACATACACTGGCGAACAGCCACAGGAAAAAGAGAAACGGAGGGTAGACGAGACTGAGGTGTGTCCAGAGTGCGCTGGGCCGCTCGTCTCCGATTCAGAGCACGGTGAGACGGTCTGTCGCAACTGCGGCCTCGTGGTCGAGGAAGCAGAAATCGACCGCGGCCCGGAGTGGCGCGCCTTCGACGCCGGCGAGCGAGACTCGAAGTCCCGTGTCGGTGCGCCGACGACGAAGATGATGCACGACAAGGGGCTTTCGACCAACATCGACTGGCGCGACAAGGACGCCTACGGGAAGTCCCTCGGCAGCCGCCAGCGCGCGAAGATGCAGCGCCTTCGCACCTGGAACGAACGATTCCGCACGCGTGACTCGAAAGAGCGCAACCTCAAACAGGCGCTTGGGGAAATCGACCGCATGTCTTCGGCCCTTGGGCTTCCGAGCACGGTTCGCGAGACGGCGTCGGTTATTTACCGCCGCGCGCTCTCCGAGAATCTCCTGCCCGGACGCTCCATCGAGGGCGTCGCGACGGCGGCAGTCTACGCCGCCGCCCGCCAGGCCGGCATGCCCCGGAGCTTAGACGAAATTGCGACGGTCTCGCGGGTGGACAAGATGGAACTCACCCGGACCTACCGCTACATCGTCCGCCAGCTCAACCTCGAAATCAAGCCCGCGGACCCAGAGAGCTACGTGCCCCGGTTCGCCTCCGACTTAGACCTCTCTGACGAGGCAGAGCGCCGGGCACGCGACCTGCTCCGCAACGCGAAGGAACTCGGCATCATCAGCGGCAAGTCGCCGGTCGGCCTCGCCGCCGCCGCCGTCTACGCCGCCGCACTGCTCTCGAACGAGAAGGTCACCCAGAGCGAGGTCTCAGACGTGGCGAACATCAGCGAAGTCACCATCCGAAACCGCTACAAGGAACTCCTCGAAGCGCAGGGCAGCGACGTCCCGATGTGA
- a CDS encoding phosphoribosyltransferase, translating into MYRDRTDAGEKLARVVDAHDVAADIVLAIPRGGVPVGRIVADLLGTPLDIIVARKLGAPGNPELAIGAVAADGSVWRNEMLIDSLGVTEGYLEETIAKERENAHEKAERYRGKRETPDLNDKRVVIVDDGIATGATALACVRLAKAAGASRVILAVPVSSESGAERLMSEADEVICEMTPAYFTAVGQFYETFEQVTDEAAMSALDGYFE; encoded by the coding sequence ATGTACCGAGATCGAACGGACGCGGGGGAGAAACTGGCTCGCGTCGTGGACGCCCACGACGTTGCAGCCGACATCGTCCTCGCGATTCCGCGGGGAGGGGTTCCAGTCGGACGCATCGTCGCCGACTTGCTCGGCACGCCGCTCGACATCATCGTCGCCAGAAAACTCGGCGCGCCCGGCAACCCAGAACTGGCCATCGGCGCGGTGGCGGCAGACGGGAGCGTCTGGCGAAACGAGATGCTCATCGACTCGCTCGGCGTGACAGAGGGGTATCTAGAGGAGACGATTGCGAAAGAGCGGGAAAACGCCCACGAGAAAGCAGAGCGGTATCGAGGAAAGCGCGAGACGCCGGACCTGAACGACAAGCGCGTCGTCATCGTGGACGACGGAATCGCCACGGGCGCGACGGCGCTTGCGTGCGTTCGACTGGCCAAAGCCGCCGGAGCGAGTCGCGTGATTTTGGCGGTTCCAGTGTCCTCTGAGTCGGGCGCAGAGCGACTCATGAGCGAGGCCGACGAGGTCATCTGCGAGATGACGCCAGCGTACTTCACCGCCGTGGGACAGTTTTATGAAACTTTCGAACAGGTGACCGACGAAGCGGCGATGTCGGCCCTCGACGGTTACTTCGAGTAA
- a CDS encoding DUF555 domain-containing protein: MDCRVVVEAAVPVYDVGTPDEAVRIAISKTGEMLNPDLNYVEINMGERVCPHCKEDLDPAFLSADESLVALELEMTVFNVEREEHASRIARKEIGQRLHNIPLEVLDVRVLDEDDDEPATEEEDDDLLEIEEVADN; the protein is encoded by the coding sequence ATGGACTGCAGAGTTGTCGTCGAAGCCGCAGTCCCGGTGTACGACGTCGGAACGCCGGACGAGGCGGTACGCATCGCCATCTCAAAGACTGGTGAGATGCTCAACCCCGACTTGAATTACGTAGAAATCAACATGGGAGAACGGGTCTGTCCGCACTGCAAGGAAGACCTCGACCCCGCTTTCCTGAGCGCAGACGAGAGTCTGGTCGCGCTCGAACTCGAGATGACGGTGTTCAACGTCGAACGGGAGGAACACGCCTCACGCATCGCGCGCAAGGAAATCGGCCAACGACTCCACAACATCCCACTCGAAGTGCTCGACGTGCGGGTACTCGACGAGGACGACGACGAACCAGCGACGGAGGAAGAAGACGACGACCTGCTCGAAATCGAAGAAGTCGCGGACAACTGA
- a CDS encoding UPF0058 family protein: MKKQELIHLHGLLSEVCNHYETEFGITIEHEAYESLGVRPTSIHKSKTDHKAAVFALADGITAEMTEAESEKISATAD, encoded by the coding sequence ATGAAGAAGCAGGAGCTCATCCACCTGCACGGCCTCCTCTCGGAGGTATGCAACCACTACGAGACAGAGTTTGGAATTACAATTGAACACGAAGCGTACGAGTCTCTCGGTGTACGACCGACTTCAATCCACAAATCGAAAACTGACCACAAAGCAGCAGTGTTCGCACTCGCAGACGGTATCACCGCAGAGATGACCGAGGCGGAATCCGAAAAGATCTCCGCCACGGCCGATTAA
- a CDS encoding DNA-3-methyladenine glycosylase, with the protein MESGTLALGNLKGEFDLQSTVESGQSYLWRREDGRMYEQTPAYGGEAWYYTVLPGTYADGDPAVLRVRQRGDKLEWESQFDAAETLGHLLRLDDDLPAIFDAIPTDPLVDAAYDAYEGMRLVRDPPFQTLISFICSAQMRVARIHQMQLGLARTFGEKVEFDGRTYHAFPTPEALAGASEAQLRNLNLGYRAPYVQRSAEIVAQGLAHPEDAVGLDYENAREELKTFVGVGDKVADCVLLFSLGYLEAVPLDTWIQSAIADHYPDCDQGNYTNTSRSIRAQFGGEYAGYAQTYVFHYLRTGGPANDE; encoded by the coding sequence ATGGAGTCGGGCACCCTCGCACTTGGCAACCTGAAGGGAGAATTCGACCTGCAATCGACGGTGGAAAGCGGTCAGTCCTACCTGTGGCGACGCGAAGACGGACGGATGTACGAACAGACGCCCGCTTACGGCGGCGAAGCGTGGTACTACACCGTCCTTCCCGGGACCTACGCTGACGGGGACCCAGCCGTCCTGCGCGTCCGCCAGCGCGGGGACAAGCTAGAGTGGGAATCGCAGTTCGACGCCGCGGAGACGCTCGGCCACCTGCTCCGCCTGGACGACGACCTGCCCGCGATTTTCGACGCCATCCCGACAGACCCACTCGTCGACGCGGCCTACGACGCCTACGAGGGGATGCGCCTCGTGCGCGACCCACCGTTCCAGACGCTCATCTCGTTTATCTGCTCTGCGCAGATGCGCGTCGCCCGCATCCATCAGATGCAACTCGGCCTCGCGCGCACCTTCGGCGAGAAAGTCGAGTTCGACGGCCGGACGTACCACGCGTTCCCAACGCCCGAAGCACTCGCGGGCGCGAGCGAGGCGCAACTTCGCAACCTGAACCTTGGCTACCGCGCACCCTACGTACAACGCTCCGCTGAAATCGTCGCGCAGGGGCTCGCCCATCCCGAAGATGCCGTAGGTCTGGACTACGAGAACGCCCGCGAGGAACTCAAAACGTTCGTCGGTGTGGGGGATAAAGTGGCAGACTGCGTATTGCTGTTCTCACTCGGCTACCTCGAAGCGGTCCCACTCGACACGTGGATTCAATCGGCCATCGCCGACCACTATCCCGACTGCGACCAGGGGAACTACACGAACACGTCGCGGTCCATCCGCGCGCAGTTCGGCGGTGAGTACGCAGGGTACGCCCAGACGTACGTGTTCCACTATCTCCGGACCGGCGGCCCGGCCAACGACGAGTGA